A genome region from Romeriopsis navalis LEGE 11480 includes the following:
- a CDS encoding Spy/CpxP family protein refolding chaperone produces the protein MKRKIIALVAGAALIAAPLMTNFATANTPGGGRSGRMERLAKKLNLNETQKTQLKAIHEETKAKMQAVFTPEQKAQIEAKRAERKQRWQEYKENGGQRPEGRRRGRKGRRGMFKELNLSDAQKAELKQIRQEAKAAKDAVLTDAQKAQLQEMKQQRRARREQRQNAN, from the coding sequence ATGAAACGCAAAATCATTGCTCTTGTTGCTGGTGCTGCTTTGATCGCTGCCCCCTTGATGACTAACTTCGCGACAGCAAATACACCCGGTGGTGGTCGAAGCGGTCGCATGGAGCGGCTCGCGAAAAAGCTGAATCTGAATGAAACACAGAAAACCCAGCTCAAGGCAATTCACGAAGAAACGAAAGCCAAGATGCAGGCTGTCTTCACTCCTGAACAAAAAGCGCAGATTGAAGCGAAGCGGGCTGAGCGCAAGCAACGTTGGCAGGAATACAAAGAAAATGGTGGCCAACGCCCCGAAGGCCGTCGCCGCGGTCGCAAAGGCCGTCGTGGCATGTTCAAAGAGCTGAACCTAAGCGATGCTCAGAAGGCCGAGCTGAAGCAAATTCGTCAGGAGGCAAAAGCCGCTAAAGATGCTGTATTGACTGATGCTCAGAAAGCACAGCTTCAAGAAATGAAGCAACAGCGCCGCGCCCGTCGCGAACAGCGTCAGAACGCTAACTAA
- a CDS encoding plasmid replication protein, CyRepA1 family: MNVLKPQPKGDLSVATDPIKPLQIATQHWQEWRNSGIHPAFIQANLLSLDGQTPYEYLCYADSLPRTNSGRLTTALLRRYAHTETGGWWCQGLDPLNNWTPMQWGCFKPDRPRTDHDRHKTIKYEHPLKIPTRAFFLQVPHQPDFWATQLANPTQPILIVEGAKKAAALLSRGYPAIALPGVFNGRRVMRDEWGKRYSESLIPELALFAVTGRPVYFCFDHDTKASTIRHVNLAIATTGKLLQDAGCEVKVIELTGPEKGVDDFLVAQGNRAFQQCYAAALPLALWQWQWRKRSELTAVPTQIVHQPEFQPANLPEDGILVLASAKGTGKTKAIVNLLQEAPRVVALGHRISLMRNLCDRMGLDYRSDLDEFRGQAFNADGVTHRIGLCVDSLGKINPDEFAGGIVVIDEFMQVLRHLLLSNTCNQNGKRPALLARLGQIVRAAKLVVLADADAADIGINYFQALRHDAQPVHLIRNDFQPTGFPVRFLAAKQDDAIVAEILADLAAGRQIFIATDSLNGSEALKQLIDNLKSKPRGLIINSKTSSEPDQRAFITNPNQEVHKYDWILATPSLSTGVSIEIDHFEKVYGLFYGVTTDADAAQALNRVRANIPRTVWSAKQGKNFSHMSRSTLPRAIAQVLKHKSDLTAQVIRASLGCPDMLLPELFDAVWQQNPHITLFTQLVARTNQSLWILRDGLLARLHHEGNKIQLIEPEVSTESPMKEARKLVKQAHFEAVAQAKILSKPEIDKLERQEAVSPEDQLDIEKTQAADFLALDQVTPEDIAFCTQYRSFILQLETLLHGQDLAIHRDMDALTRQTQWGQGFLPFDQPFYELKRFVRDRLGLMPYLDPEAIWSDADLQPLGEMVRRHRQQTQQILGFSIPEDARHASNGWIFQMLCQQLGLKVKSQRRGPRGAQTRYFSLNQPHYQQLMTIVDRRQAKRLAIIAAIESQPIEQMIDQATDETVVTPAGLKQTDRGNYGEDQIESEPSPRNPLSHSADTPLKQSRNRFIQRPSFEAISDRVKEQVEQAIAGLRLATNTLGITTPAATT; this comes from the coding sequence ATGAACGTCTTAAAACCCCAGCCCAAGGGGGATCTGTCCGTTGCCACTGATCCCATTAAACCGCTCCAAATCGCCACCCAACATTGGCAAGAATGGCGCAATAGCGGCATCCATCCAGCATTTATCCAGGCCAACCTCCTCAGTCTCGACGGCCAAACCCCCTACGAATACCTCTGCTACGCCGACAGTCTGCCCCGCACCAACAGCGGTCGCCTCACCACCGCACTCCTGCGTCGCTACGCCCACACCGAAACCGGCGGTTGGTGGTGCCAAGGACTCGATCCGCTCAACAATTGGACCCCCATGCAGTGGGGCTGCTTCAAACCCGATCGTCCCCGCACCGACCACGATCGCCACAAAACCATCAAATACGAGCATCCGCTCAAAATCCCCACCCGCGCCTTCTTCCTCCAAGTCCCGCACCAACCCGACTTCTGGGCCACCCAACTCGCCAACCCGACCCAGCCCATCCTGATCGTCGAGGGTGCCAAGAAAGCCGCCGCCCTGCTGAGTCGTGGCTATCCCGCCATCGCCCTCCCCGGCGTATTCAACGGGCGGCGCGTCATGCGCGACGAATGGGGCAAACGCTACAGCGAATCCCTCATTCCCGAACTCGCCCTTTTCGCTGTCACCGGCCGTCCCGTCTACTTCTGCTTCGACCACGACACCAAAGCCAGCACCATCCGCCATGTGAATCTGGCGATCGCCACCACCGGCAAGCTGCTGCAAGACGCGGGCTGTGAAGTCAAAGTCATCGAACTCACCGGCCCCGAAAAAGGCGTTGATGACTTCTTGGTCGCCCAAGGCAATCGGGCCTTCCAGCAATGCTACGCCGCCGCACTGCCCCTCGCCCTCTGGCAATGGCAATGGCGCAAACGATCGGAACTCACCGCAGTCCCCACCCAGATCGTCCACCAACCCGAATTTCAGCCCGCTAACCTCCCAGAAGACGGCATCCTCGTCCTCGCATCGGCCAAAGGCACCGGCAAGACCAAGGCGATCGTTAATCTCCTCCAGGAGGCCCCACGCGTCGTTGCCCTCGGCCATCGGATTTCGTTAATGCGAAACCTGTGCGATCGTATGGGCCTCGACTACCGCAGCGACCTCGACGAATTTCGCGGCCAAGCCTTCAACGCCGACGGTGTAACCCACCGCATCGGCCTCTGCGTCGATAGCCTCGGCAAAATCAATCCCGATGAATTCGCCGGTGGCATCGTCGTGATCGATGAATTTATGCAAGTCCTGCGCCATCTCCTCCTCAGCAACACCTGCAATCAAAACGGCAAACGCCCCGCGCTGCTTGCCCGACTCGGCCAAATCGTCCGGGCCGCTAAGCTCGTGGTCCTGGCCGACGCGGATGCCGCCGACATTGGGATTAACTACTTCCAAGCCCTCCGCCACGATGCACAGCCCGTTCATCTCATCCGCAACGACTTCCAGCCCACCGGATTCCCCGTGCGCTTCCTAGCGGCCAAACAGGATGACGCGATCGTCGCCGAAATCCTCGCCGATCTGGCCGCTGGCCGCCAGATCTTCATCGCCACCGACTCGCTCAACGGCTCCGAAGCGCTCAAACAGCTCATCGACAATCTCAAATCAAAGCCACGGGGACTGATCATCAACAGCAAAACCTCCAGCGAACCAGACCAACGCGCCTTCATCACCAACCCCAACCAGGAAGTCCACAAATACGACTGGATTCTCGCGACGCCCAGTCTCTCCACCGGGGTTAGCATCGAAATTGATCATTTTGAGAAAGTCTACGGCCTGTTCTATGGCGTCACCACCGATGCCGACGCGGCCCAAGCCCTCAACCGAGTCCGGGCCAATATTCCGCGCACGGTCTGGAGTGCCAAGCAAGGCAAAAACTTCAGCCATATGAGCCGCTCTACCCTGCCCCGAGCGATCGCCCAAGTGCTCAAACACAAATCCGACCTGACCGCCCAGGTGATCCGTGCCTCCCTCGGGTGTCCCGACATGCTGCTGCCAGAGCTGTTTGATGCCGTTTGGCAACAAAACCCACATATCACCCTGTTCACCCAGCTCGTCGCCCGCACCAACCAATCCCTGTGGATCTTGCGCGATGGACTGCTCGCCCGGCTGCACCACGAAGGCAACAAGATTCAACTGATCGAACCCGAAGTGAGCACCGAGTCACCGATGAAGGAAGCCCGCAAGCTCGTCAAGCAAGCCCACTTTGAAGCCGTGGCCCAGGCCAAGATCCTCAGCAAACCCGAAATCGACAAACTCGAACGCCAAGAAGCCGTCAGCCCCGAAGATCAACTCGATATCGAGAAGACTCAAGCCGCTGACTTCCTCGCCCTCGATCAAGTCACCCCAGAAGATATCGCCTTCTGCACACAATACCGATCGTTCATCCTCCAACTCGAAACCCTCCTCCACGGCCAAGATCTCGCAATCCACCGGGATATGGATGCCCTCACCCGCCAAACCCAGTGGGGCCAAGGCTTCCTGCCCTTTGATCAACCGTTCTATGAGCTCAAACGATTTGTGCGCGATCGGCTAGGCCTGATGCCGTACCTCGACCCCGAAGCCATCTGGAGCGATGCCGACCTGCAACCCCTCGGTGAGATGGTGCGCCGCCACCGCCAGCAAACCCAGCAGATCCTCGGCTTCTCCATTCCTGAAGACGCAAGGCACGCCAGCAACGGCTGGATCTTCCAGATGCTCTGTCAGCAGCTGGGCCTCAAGGTCAAATCCCAACGCCGTGGCCCTCGCGGCGCGCAAACACGCTACTTCAGTCTGAATCAACCGCATTATCAACAGCTAATGACGATCGTCGATCGACGTCAGGCAAAGCGTTTAGCCATTATCGCGGCCATAGAATCACAACCAATTGAGCAAATGATTGATCAAGCAACGGATGAAACCGTAGTCACCCCTGCTGGTTTAAAACAAACCGATAGGGGTAACTACGGAGAAGATCAAATTGAGTCAGAACCTTCTCCGAGAAATCCACTAAGCCATTCAGCGGATACGCCCCTCAAGCAAAGCCGCAATCGATTTATCCAGCGTCCGTCATTTGAGGCGATATCCGATCGGGTAAAAGAGCAAGTAGAGCAGGCCATAGCCGGATTAAGACTAGCGACTAATACCCTCGGAATAACCACTCCAGCAGCGACAACCTAA
- a CDS encoding PLAT/LH2 domain-containing protein: MKYITSGLLAGLALTSGLMATAPQTAQAATKRTAYVRVQNRTGRNMKFVSVSHKYSNNYQEARTWLNLPHRYSTRKSDSLAVNYNTGAFTTGKDWWAASWVNSQNQFCQTSPNNFRKQIDALEQFTIRNWSTINKATQTVADFAAEQASKSGPKTAVIAQVASKAVPGAMRLIRSTINTTSTVGYKQHILRSSDANRTMTIQLLPHGQARITSRSGVSNTIYKCKNLPQKGRKGSQKRVNYRFEIKTSDRAGAGTDSNIYLTLDGTKGRIGPFKANSKISGNAFERNDREGFTLRNQKNIGRIKRIQVYSDGRWAGSNWHLSYIKVNGQTARFNRWLDKGSMSRNF; encoded by the coding sequence ATGAAATACATCACATCTGGATTACTCGCTGGCCTCGCATTGACTTCTGGCTTGATGGCCACCGCACCCCAAACCGCACAGGCCGCAACAAAACGCACTGCCTATGTTCGTGTACAGAACCGGACGGGACGAAACATGAAGTTTGTCTCCGTATCACATAAATACAGCAATAACTACCAGGAAGCGCGGACCTGGCTAAATCTGCCCCATCGGTATAGCACGAGAAAATCGGACAGCTTAGCTGTGAACTACAACACAGGTGCTTTTACAACGGGTAAGGATTGGTGGGCTGCTTCGTGGGTAAACAGTCAAAACCAATTCTGCCAAACAAGCCCGAATAACTTCCGGAAACAAATCGATGCGCTAGAGCAGTTCACCATCAGAAATTGGTCAACGATCAACAAAGCGACTCAAACTGTTGCCGACTTCGCCGCTGAACAAGCATCAAAATCTGGTCCAAAAACAGCAGTAATCGCGCAAGTAGCAAGTAAAGCAGTTCCAGGAGCCATGCGGTTGATTCGGAGCACCATCAATACAACTTCCACGGTGGGCTATAAGCAACACATTCTCCGCTCATCCGATGCAAATCGGACAATGACCATCCAGCTACTACCGCATGGACAGGCACGCATTACCTCCCGTTCTGGCGTATCGAACACGATTTATAAGTGTAAGAACCTGCCTCAGAAAGGGCGTAAGGGTTCTCAGAAACGGGTTAACTACAGGTTTGAAATCAAAACTAGTGACCGCGCTGGTGCTGGAACTGACTCGAATATCTATCTCACTCTGGACGGCACAAAAGGCAGAATTGGACCTTTCAAGGCTAACTCCAAAATCAGCGGCAATGCCTTTGAGCGCAATGACCGTGAAGGTTTCACCCTACGCAATCAAAAAAATATTGGCCGGATCAAGCGTATCCAAGTTTACTCCGATGGCCGCTGGGCTGGCTCTAACTGGCATCTCAGCTACATCAAGGTCAACGGTCAAACTGCACGGTTTAACCGGTGGTTGGACAAAGGCAGCATGAGCCGCAACTTCTAG